One window of the Triticum dicoccoides isolate Atlit2015 ecotype Zavitan chromosome 3B, WEW_v2.0, whole genome shotgun sequence genome contains the following:
- the LOC119276547 gene encoding beta-glucosidase 7-like, producing the protein MTARSARCMLLLLALVAAFHGHGGGACVRATKEPGRLRWLGGLSRASFPKGFVFGTATSAYQVEGMATGGGRGPSIWDAFAHKPGKVVGNQNADVTTDQYHRYKEDVNLMKGLNFDAYRFSISWSRIFPDGEGKVNEEGVAYYNNLIDYLLQKGITPYVNLYHYDLPLALEKKYGGWLNAKTVELFADYADFCFKTFGDRVTHWFTFNEPSRVAIGGYDIATTPPQRFLDPLINGQYPQIMQDLVKERLPRFTPDEAKVVKGSADWIGVNQYTTEFVKGQKLVLQRPTSYSADLQVTYSFERNGKPIGPRASSKWLYIVPRGMYGCVHYISQKYGNPPMLITKNGMDQPGNLTRDQYLRDATRVRYYRSYLCELKKAIDGGANVLGYFAWSLLDNFEWMYGYISKFGIVYVNFNSPTLERHPKASAYWFRDLLQH; encoded by the exons ATGACCGCGAGGTCGGCGAGGtgcatgctgctgctgcttgccCTGGTGGCGGCGTTCCATGGCCACGGGGGAGGAGCATGCGTCCGTGCCACGAAGGAGCCTGGCCGCCTGCGCTGGCTGGGTGGGCTGAGCCGGGCGTCGTTTCCCAAGGGATTCGTGTTCGGGACGGCGACGTCGGCGTACCAGGTGGAGGGCATGGCCACAGGAGGCGGCCGCGGACCTTCCATCTGGGACGCCTTCGCGCATAAGCCAG GAAAAGTTGTGGGAAATCAAAATGCCGACGTTACAACAGATCAATATCATCGCTACAAG GAAGATGTTAATCTCATGAAAGGATTGAATTTCGACGCCTACCGGTTTTCCATCTCATGGTCCAGGATCTTTCCGG ACGGTGAAGGAAAAGTTAACGAAGAAGGTGTGGCGTACTACAACAATCTGATAGATTACCTGCTTCAGAAAG GCATTACTCCTTATGTCAACCTTTACCACTATGATCTCCCTCTAGCACTTGAGAAGAAGTATGGAGGCTGGTTAAATGCAAAGACAGT GGAACTATTTGCAGATTACGCAGACTTTTGTTTTAAGACCTTTGGCGACCGTGTAACGCACTGGTTTACATTCAACGAACCAAGTAGAGTAGCGATTGGTGGTTATGATATAGCGACGACTCCTCCCCAAAG GTTTCTTGATCCACTAATAAATGGACAGTACCCACAGATAATGCAAGACCTTGTGAAAGAGAGGTTGCCCAGGTTCACTCCTGATGAAGCAAAAGTGGTCAAGGGCTCAGCGGACTGGATCGGAGTCAATCAATACACAACTGAATTCGTAAAGGGGCAGAAATTGGTGCTGCAGAGGCCGACTAGCTACTCAGCCGATTTGCAGGTTACTTATTCAT TTGAGCGAAATGGCAAACCGATTGGACCAAGG GCGAGTTCTAAATGGCTTTATATCGTCCCGAGGGGGATGTACGGATGCGTGCACTACATCAGCCAGAAGTATGGAAATCCACCGATGCTCATAACTAAAAACG GAATGGATCAACCAGGGAACCTCACCCGTGATCAGTACTTGCGGGATGCCACAAGGGTTCGGTACTACCGGAGTTACCTCTGCGAGCTGAAGAAAGCCATCGACGGCGGCGCCAACGTTCTTGGCTACTTTGCGTGGTCCCTCCTGGACAACTTCGAGTGGATGTATGGCTACATATCCAAGTTCGGCATCGTGTACGTCAACTTCAACAGCCCCACCCTAGAACGGCACCCCAAGGCGTCGGCCTACTGGTTCAGAGATCTGCTGCAACACTGA